CAGATCCTGATGGGCGGGGTGTGGGGCGTGTTCGCGGTCCTGGGCATCATCGTCGCCCAGCGTCTGCTCCCCACCGCCGTCGCGACGGCCTCGGCGATCTTCCTTAGCTCCACCGCGATCAGCTCCGCCCTGGGCGGACTCGCCGGCGGGCTCGGCGCCGACGCCATCGGACTCCCGCTCGTCTTCCTCATCCCCGCCGGATTCGCCCTCGCCGCCGTCATCGGGCTGATCGTGATGGCGCGCACCCCCGCTGCGAAAGGACTCTGACATGACCGACACCATCGACTGGTTCGCTGGCGACCCCCGCACCAACCGGGAGCGGATGCTCGCCGGCGACCTGTACATCGCCGACGACCCCGACAACGCGCGGATCGCCCGCCGTGCGGCGCAGCTGACCGATCTCTACCATCGGACCTGGCTCACCGACGAAGCCCTCGCGCGCCCGATGCTCGCAGAGCTCCTCGGATCCCTCGGGCAGGACGCGGTCATCAAGCCGCCGATGCTCGTCGACTACGGTGAGCAGCTGTTCGTCGGCGCCCGCACGTTCATCAACTTCGGGCTCACCGCCCTCGACGTCGCACGCATCACGATCGGCGAGGACTGCCAGATCGGCCCGAACGTGCAGCTCCTCACCGCCACGCACCCGATCGACCCGGGGACCCGACGAGCGGGACTGGAAGGTTCGCAGCCGATCACGATCGGCGACAACGTCTGGCTCGGCGGCGGAGTCATCGTCTGCCCCGGCGTGACCATCGGTGACAACAC
This region of Microbacterium thalassium genomic DNA includes:
- a CDS encoding sugar O-acetyltransferase, with the protein product MTDTIDWFAGDPRTNRERMLAGDLYIADDPDNARIARRAAQLTDLYHRTWLTDEALARPMLAELLGSLGQDAVIKPPMLVDYGEQLFVGARTFINFGLTALDVARITIGEDCQIGPNVQLLTATHPIDPGTRRAGLEGSQPITIGDNVWLGGGVIVCPGVTIGDNTIIGAGCVVTRDVPANVVAAGSPARVIRTITQPESEQ